One stretch of Labrus bergylta chromosome 24, fLabBer1.1, whole genome shotgun sequence DNA includes these proteins:
- the LOC110000002 gene encoding gamma-glutamylaminecyclotransferase, with translation MQVRLSSCILMTRVFVYGTLKKGQPNNYRMFDSSNGKAEFLASACTVQKYPLVIATKHNIPFLLDLPGQGSRVRGEIYKVDDEMLDFLDDFESCPAMYQRTLVKLEVEEWMGEEKGEEKPAAGSITEAFVYSTNTYQPDWPTLPCYGNYDTHGDHGLEYETRESREQK, from the exons ATGCAG gtGCGTCTGTCCTCCTGCATCCTCATGACTCGTGTCTTCGTCTACGGCACCCTGAAGAAGGGTCAACCCAACAACTACCGCATGTTCGACAGCTCCAACGGTAAGGCGGAGTTCCTCGCCTCGGCCTGCACCGTCCAGAAATACCCGCTGGTGATCGCCACCAAACACAACATCCCGTTCTTACTCGACCTCCCCGGCCAGGGCAGCCGGGTCCGAGGAGAGATCTACAAAGTGGACGACGAGATGCTGGACTTCCTGGACGACTTTGAGAGTTGCCCCGCCATGTACCAGCGGACTCTGGTGaagctggaggtggaggagtggatgggggaggagaagggggaggagaagCCGGCAGCAGGGAGCATCACGGAGGCGTTTGTGTACAGCACAAACACGTACCAGCCCGACTGGCCCACGCTGCCCTGCTACGGGAACTATGACACACATGGAGACCACGGGCTGGAGTATGAGACCAGAGAGTCACGAGaacagaaataa